From Pectinophora gossypiella chromosome 16, ilPecGoss1.1, whole genome shotgun sequence, one genomic window encodes:
- the LOC126373933 gene encoding erlin-2-like isoform X1, producing MHVFKFVIFALKFSAFNIPPVWIVIFRVSPAMADQSSILALIILSVGVTVHFSLHKVEEGHVGVYYRGGALLPITSQPGFHMMIPLLTSYKAIQTTLQTDEVKNVPCGTSGGVMIYFERIEVVNKLEPNQGMQELILDVVRNFTADYDKTLIFNKVHHELNQFCSAHSLHEVYIDLFDQIDENLRTALQKDLNEMAPGLRVQAVRVTKPKIPEAIRKNYELMEAEKSKLLIAAQHQKVVEKEAETARRKAVIEAEKEAQVAKIQYEQKIMEKESLQKIELIEDSIHKAKQQTKAEADYYHLKKQAEANQLLLTREYLELKKYEALALNNKIYFGNDIPNMFLQANIGDKGVQVD from the exons ATGCATGTCTTTAAGTTTGTAATTTTTGCACTCAAATTCTCGGCATTCAACATACCGCCGGTTTGGATAGTGATTTTCCGCGTAAG CCCGGCTATGGCAGATCAGTCCTCGATCCTAGCATTGATCATCCTGTCTGTTGGGGTAACTGTACACTTTTCACTCCATAAAGTTGAGGAAGGCCATGTTGGTGTTTATTATCGT ggTGGGGCTTTGCTGCCAATTACCAGTCAACCTGGCTTCCACATGATGATACCTCTTCTAACATCTTATAAAGCTATAcag aCTACTCTTCAAACTGATGAAGTGAAGAATGTACCGTGCGGCACCAGTGGTGGAGTCATGATATACTTTGAGAGAATAGAAGTTGTCAATAAACTGGAGCCAAACCAAGGTATGCAGGAATTGA TTCTGGATGTGGTTCGCAACTTCACGGCGGACTACGACAAGACACTCATTTTCAACAAGGTACATCATGAACTCAACCAGTTCTGCAGTGCCCACTCCCTGCATGAGGTGTACATTGACCTCTTTGATCAGATTGATGAGAATTTACGAACT GCACTACAGAAGGATCTGAACGAGATGGCGCCCGGGCTGCGAGTGCAGGCGGTGCGCGTCACTAAGCCCAAGATTCCGGAGGCTATCCGGAAGAACTATGAACTGATGGAGGCAGAGAAGTCCAAACTTCTAATTGCCGCACAACATCAAAAG GTTGTGGAGAAGGAAGCAGAAACCGCAAGGAGAAAAGCTGTCATTGAAGCAGAAAAAGAGGCTCAAGTTGCTAAAATACAGTATGAACAGAAAATCATGGAGAAAGAATCTTTACAGAAAATAGAACTCATTGAAGACAGTATACACAAGGCTAAACAGCAAACCAAAGCTGAGGCAGATTACTACCATCTCAAGAAACAGGCTGAAGCCAACCAACTTTTATTAACAAGAGAGTACTTAGAGCTTAAGAAATATGAGGCACTAGCTCTCAATAACAAAATCTATTTTGGAAATGACATCCCAAATATGTTCTTACAAGCAAATATTGGTGATAAAGGTGTTCAGGTTGACTGA
- the LOC126373933 gene encoding erlin-2-like isoform X2: MHVFKFVIFALKFSAFNIPPVWIVIFRVSPAMADQSSILALIILSVGVTVHFSLHKVEEGHVGVYYRGGALLPITSQPGFHMMIPLLTSYKAIQTTLQTDEVKNVPCGTSGGVMIYFERIEVVNKLEPNQVLDVVRNFTADYDKTLIFNKVHHELNQFCSAHSLHEVYIDLFDQIDENLRTALQKDLNEMAPGLRVQAVRVTKPKIPEAIRKNYELMEAEKSKLLIAAQHQKVVEKEAETARRKAVIEAEKEAQVAKIQYEQKIMEKESLQKIELIEDSIHKAKQQTKAEADYYHLKKQAEANQLLLTREYLELKKYEALALNNKIYFGNDIPNMFLQANIGDKGVQVD, encoded by the exons ATGCATGTCTTTAAGTTTGTAATTTTTGCACTCAAATTCTCGGCATTCAACATACCGCCGGTTTGGATAGTGATTTTCCGCGTAAG CCCGGCTATGGCAGATCAGTCCTCGATCCTAGCATTGATCATCCTGTCTGTTGGGGTAACTGTACACTTTTCACTCCATAAAGTTGAGGAAGGCCATGTTGGTGTTTATTATCGT ggTGGGGCTTTGCTGCCAATTACCAGTCAACCTGGCTTCCACATGATGATACCTCTTCTAACATCTTATAAAGCTATAcag aCTACTCTTCAAACTGATGAAGTGAAGAATGTACCGTGCGGCACCAGTGGTGGAGTCATGATATACTTTGAGAGAATAGAAGTTGTCAATAAACTGGAGCCAAACCAAG TTCTGGATGTGGTTCGCAACTTCACGGCGGACTACGACAAGACACTCATTTTCAACAAGGTACATCATGAACTCAACCAGTTCTGCAGTGCCCACTCCCTGCATGAGGTGTACATTGACCTCTTTGATCAGATTGATGAGAATTTACGAACT GCACTACAGAAGGATCTGAACGAGATGGCGCCCGGGCTGCGAGTGCAGGCGGTGCGCGTCACTAAGCCCAAGATTCCGGAGGCTATCCGGAAGAACTATGAACTGATGGAGGCAGAGAAGTCCAAACTTCTAATTGCCGCACAACATCAAAAG GTTGTGGAGAAGGAAGCAGAAACCGCAAGGAGAAAAGCTGTCATTGAAGCAGAAAAAGAGGCTCAAGTTGCTAAAATACAGTATGAACAGAAAATCATGGAGAAAGAATCTTTACAGAAAATAGAACTCATTGAAGACAGTATACACAAGGCTAAACAGCAAACCAAAGCTGAGGCAGATTACTACCATCTCAAGAAACAGGCTGAAGCCAACCAACTTTTATTAACAAGAGAGTACTTAGAGCTTAAGAAATATGAGGCACTAGCTCTCAATAACAAAATCTATTTTGGAAATGACATCCCAAATATGTTCTTACAAGCAAATATTGGTGATAAAGGTGTTCAGGTTGACTGA
- the LOC126373933 gene encoding erlin-2-like isoform X3: protein MADQSSILALIILSVGVTVHFSLHKVEEGHVGVYYRGGALLPITSQPGFHMMIPLLTSYKAIQTTLQTDEVKNVPCGTSGGVMIYFERIEVVNKLEPNQGMQELILDVVRNFTADYDKTLIFNKVHHELNQFCSAHSLHEVYIDLFDQIDENLRTALQKDLNEMAPGLRVQAVRVTKPKIPEAIRKNYELMEAEKSKLLIAAQHQKVVEKEAETARRKAVIEAEKEAQVAKIQYEQKIMEKESLQKIELIEDSIHKAKQQTKAEADYYHLKKQAEANQLLLTREYLELKKYEALALNNKIYFGNDIPNMFLQANIGDKGVQVD, encoded by the exons ATGGCAGATCAGTCCTCGATCCTAGCATTGATCATCCTGTCTGTTGGGGTAACTGTACACTTTTCACTCCATAAAGTTGAGGAAGGCCATGTTGGTGTTTATTATCGT ggTGGGGCTTTGCTGCCAATTACCAGTCAACCTGGCTTCCACATGATGATACCTCTTCTAACATCTTATAAAGCTATAcag aCTACTCTTCAAACTGATGAAGTGAAGAATGTACCGTGCGGCACCAGTGGTGGAGTCATGATATACTTTGAGAGAATAGAAGTTGTCAATAAACTGGAGCCAAACCAAGGTATGCAGGAATTGA TTCTGGATGTGGTTCGCAACTTCACGGCGGACTACGACAAGACACTCATTTTCAACAAGGTACATCATGAACTCAACCAGTTCTGCAGTGCCCACTCCCTGCATGAGGTGTACATTGACCTCTTTGATCAGATTGATGAGAATTTACGAACT GCACTACAGAAGGATCTGAACGAGATGGCGCCCGGGCTGCGAGTGCAGGCGGTGCGCGTCACTAAGCCCAAGATTCCGGAGGCTATCCGGAAGAACTATGAACTGATGGAGGCAGAGAAGTCCAAACTTCTAATTGCCGCACAACATCAAAAG GTTGTGGAGAAGGAAGCAGAAACCGCAAGGAGAAAAGCTGTCATTGAAGCAGAAAAAGAGGCTCAAGTTGCTAAAATACAGTATGAACAGAAAATCATGGAGAAAGAATCTTTACAGAAAATAGAACTCATTGAAGACAGTATACACAAGGCTAAACAGCAAACCAAAGCTGAGGCAGATTACTACCATCTCAAGAAACAGGCTGAAGCCAACCAACTTTTATTAACAAGAGAGTACTTAGAGCTTAAGAAATATGAGGCACTAGCTCTCAATAACAAAATCTATTTTGGAAATGACATCCCAAATATGTTCTTACAAGCAAATATTGGTGATAAAGGTGTTCAGGTTGACTGA
- the LOC126373934 gene encoding elongation factor 1-beta' has translation MTIGDVKTAQGLSDLNKYLADKSYLSGYTPSQADVQVFEQVGKAPAASLPHALRWYKQIASYTPAERKAWPAGVSPLTAGGKPTAPAPAAKDYDDDDVDLFGSGDEEEDAEAARIREERLKAYADKKSKKPALIAKSSIILDVKPWDDETDMKEMEKLVRTIEMDGLLWGASKLVPVGYGINKLQIMCVIEDDKVSVDLLTEKIQEFEDFVQSVDIAAFNKI, from the exons ATGACTATCGGAGATGTTAAAACCGCTCAAGGTCTCAGTGATCTGAACAAATATTTGGCTGATAAAAGTTACCTGTCTGG GTACACTCCATCACAAGCCGATGTTCAAGTTTTCGAGCAAGTAGGCAAAGCGCCGGCCGCTAGCCTGCCACACGCGCTGCGCTGGTACAAGCAGATCGCGTCATACACGCCCGCCGAGCGCAAGGCCTGGCCCGCAGGAGTCAGCCCCCTCACAGCCGGCGGCAAACCCACGGCCCCCGCCCCCGCTGCCAAGGACTATGACGACGATGATGTCGATCTGTTTGGATCCGGTGATGAGGAAGAG GATGCAGAGGCAGCCAGAATCAGAGAAGAACGTCTAAAGGCATATGCTGATAAAAAGTCAAAGAAACCTGCCCTTATTGCCAAGTCATCTATAATCCTAGATGTCAAACCTTGGGATGATGAAACTGACATGAAGGAAATGGAAAAATTAGTCCGTACTATTGAGATGGACGGCCTTCTGTGGGGTGCCTCCAAACTTGTACCAGTCGGCTATGGCATCAACAAACTGCAGATCATGTGCGTCATTGAAGATGACAAGGTCTCAGTTGACCTTCTTACTGAAAAGATCCAGGAATTCGAAGATTTTGTCCAATCTGTTGACATTGCTGCTTTCAACAAGATCTAA
- the LOC126373643 gene encoding NADH-ubiquinone oxidoreductase 75 kDa subunit, mitochondrial: MLRQPLTRALALGSPTRVAPLAARRYANQPAAADKVEVFIDDKPILVPPGTTVLQAAAEAGVEIPRFCYHERLAVAGNCRMCLVEVEKSPKPIAACAFPVMKGMRVKTNSDLTRKAREGVMEFLLVNHPLDCPICDQGGECDLQDQSMAFGSDKSRFTDIHFSGKRAVEDKDVGPLIKTTMTRCIHCTRCIRFASEVAGVDDFGTTGRGSNMQVGTYVEKMFLSELSGNIIDLCPVGALTSKPYSFAARPWETRRIDSVDVLDPLGSNIVVTTRTNEVLRILPRTNEEINEEWLSDKSRFSCDGLKRQRLVTPMVADSRGNLTPVDWEEAVLAAAGAIRDCPPNKLVGVAGELACAESLVALKDLLNRLGSEHVCTEHYFPLDGAGIDLRSSYLLNTKIANVEESDFVLLIGTNPRFEAPLLNARIRKAYIHKDTDVALIGPKVDLTYDYTHVGESASIVKDLASGSHELQKRLQAAKRPVVILGADQLKGPEGPAILAYTQELALKLQENLEDKEWKVLNVLQRTASQVAALDIGYQPGLGAVLQSGPKVVYLLGADAGVVTRDALPKDCVVIYQGHHGDQGASIADIVLPGAAYTEKRGTYVNAEGRAQQALPAVTPPGRAREDWKILRALSEVVGAKLPYDDLDAVRDRLSQLSPALVAYGDVQNNNYFAQARELAQKLQKPVSGKLDVQLKVLEDYFMTDAISRASPTMAKCVQAVLKQKQAPY; this comes from the exons ATGTTGCGCCAGCCGTTGACCCGGGCGCTGGCACTGGGCTCGCCGACGCGCGTGGCTCCGCTAGCAGCCCGCCGCTATGCCAACCAGCCCGCTGCTGCCGACAAAGTGGAAGTATTCATTGATGATAAGCCTATACTTGTCCCTCCGGGCACAACAGTATTACAG GCTGCAGCTGAAGCTGGTGTAGAAATCCCCCGATTCTGTTACCATGAGAGGTTGGCTGTGGCTGGTAACTGCAGAATGTGCCTGGTTGAAGTTGAGAAGTCTCCTAAGCCCATAGCAGCTTGTGCTTTCCCTGTGATGAAGGGAATGCGTGTGAAGACTAACTCCGACCTGACTAGAAAAGCCCGTGAGGGTGTTATGGAGTTCCTCCTGGTGAACCACCCCCTGGATTGTCCCATCTGTGACCAGGGTGGTGAATGTGACCTCCAAGATCAGTCCATGGCATTTGGATCTGACAAGAGCAGATTCACTGACATTCATTTCTCTGGAAAGAG GGCCGTGGAGGACAAGGATGTGGGTCCACTGATCAAGACGACGATGACGCGCTGCATCCACTGCACGCGCTGCATCCGCTTCGCCTCCGAGGTGGCCGGCGTCGACGACTTTGGTACTACTGGCCGTGGTAGTAACATGCAG GTGGGAACGTATGTGGAGAAGATGTTCCTCTCGGAGTTGTCTGGCAACATCATCGATCTGTGTCCGGTTGGCGCGCTCACCTCCAAGCCATACTCCTTCGCCGCCAGACCCTGGGAAACGCGGAGG ATTGATTCCGTCGACGTCCTCGACCCGCTGGGCAGCAACATCGTGGTCACCACACGCACCAACGAAGTGCTGCGCATTCTCCCCAGGACCAATGAG GAGATAAACGAGGAGTGGCTATCAGACAAGTCCCGGTTCTCGTGCGACGGGCTGAAGCGGCAGCGGCTGGTGACGCCGATGGTGGCGGACAGCCGCGGGAACCTCACGCCCGTGGACTGGGAGGAGGCCGTGCTCGCCGCCGCGGGGGCTATACGGGACTGCCCGCCCAACAAG CTGGTGGGCGTGGCAGGTGAGCTCGCTTGCGCAGAGTCCCTGGTAGCGTTGAAGGACCTGCTCAACCGGCTGGGCTCCGAGCACGTGTGCACCGAACACTACTTCCCGCTGGATGGCGCTGGCATAGACCTGCGATCTTCGTATCTGCTCAACACTAAGATCGCTA ACGTGGAGGAATCAGACTTCGTGCTGTTGATCGGCACCAACCCGCGGTTCGAGGCGCCGCTGCTGAACGCGCGCATACGCAAAGCGTACATACACAAGGACACCGACGTCGCGCTCATCGGGCCCAAAGTTGACCTCACCTACGATTACACC CACGTGGGCGAGTCAGCATCTATCGTAAAAGACCTGGCATCAGGGTCTCACGAGCTGCAGAAGCGCCTGCAGGCGGCCAAGCGCCCCGTGGTCATCCTGGGCGCTGACCAGCTCAAGGGGCCGGAGGGGCCCGCAATACTTGCCTACACGCAGGAACTCGCCCTGAAGCTGCAGGAGAATCTTGAGGATAAGGAGTGGAAG GTATTGAACGTGCTCCAGCGCACAGCTTCGCAAGTGGCGGCTCTGGACATCGGGTACCAGCCGGGGCTGGGCGCAGTGCTACAGTCGGGACCCAAAGTGGTGTACTTGCTAGGCGCAGACGCGGGCGTGGTTACTAGAGACGCACTTCCTAAAGACTGCGTCGTCATCTACCAGG GCCACCACGGCGACCAGGGCGCCAGCATCGCGGACATCGTGCTGCCGGGCGCCGCGTACACGGAGAAGCGCGGCACGTACGTCAACGCGGAGGGCCGCGCGCAGCAGGCGCTGCCCGCCGTCACGCCGCCCGGCCGGGCGCGGGAGGACTGGAAAATACTGCG AGCGCTGTCGGAGGTGGTGGGCGCCAAGCTGCCGTACGACGACCTGGACGCGGTGCGCGACCGGCTGAGCCAGCTGAGCCCCGCGCTCGTGGCCTATGGAGACGTGCAGAATAACAACTACTTCGCGCAGGCCAGAGAACTAGCACAG AAACTACAAAAGCCGGTATCAGGCAAGCTGGACGTGCAGCTGAAGGTGTTAGAAGACTATTTTATGACGGACGCGATCAGCCGCGCTTCGCCCACCATGGCCAAGTGCGTGCAGGCCGTGCTCAAGCAGAAGCAGGCCCCGTATTAG
- the LOC126373644 gene encoding golgin subfamily A member 6-like protein 22 isoform X2 — MDERSLKWKQNWPDTVEGVIKKLVESKKNQRKKDVAFVKAFRESEDAKIRQDYSAIAEAKEKIFNSTCYGIELISTLLESKVIEEREAQIEFRNVIAKDKKEQEDALQAKIASMSNNLYDFYKKDEDAAAKRKQDTEGHAKINKIMHEELTEKNKKAKQEEQRLELEDTRLMKQLLDFEKHEKANCKEQRIREYDQYLEDQRAFQEAKKKREQLDDELTAKWRSYQDRIRCRERRVWQEIINEKTTSNQHKQLYEMIQKVHENENKTYEDFVNKGIKKAEERILEEDTNLAKKEKLLSERLHKQMAETKRSVEEVEKLKRNCNILYCDRTCIIPKSSHKLVDSDSKDKDVQKPVSFLAPKNKLVEALKKREQQPSEWTALKGSHQYFADKANSILKECKHKKMAQKVVDNYRKVTGMDSTILPIPNY; from the exons ATGGATGAACGATCGCTAAAATGGAAACAAAATTGGCCAGATACTGTTGAG GGTGTCATAAAAAAATTGGTAGAAAGTAAAAAGAACCAGCGCAAAAAAGACGTAGCATTCGTTAAGGCTTTCAGGGAGTCAGAGGATGCCAAGATACGGCAGGATTACTCCGCCATTGCAGAAGCCAAGGAGAAGATATTCAACTCAACCTGCTACGGCATAGAGCTGATAAG TACTCTCCTTGAATCAAAAGTAATTGAAGAGAGAGAGGCCCAGATTGAGTTTAGAAACGTAATAGCAAAAGACAAGAAGGAACAAGAAGATGCATTGCAGGCCAAGATAGCCTCAATGAGTAACAATCTTTACGACTTTTACAAGAAAGATGAAGATGCTGCTGCAAAGAGGAAACAGGATACCGAAGGACACgcgaaaattaataaaattat GCATGAAGAactaacagaaaaaaataaaaaagcaaaacaAGAGGAGCAACGATTAGAACTTGAAGATACAAGGCTGATGAAACAATTATTGGATTTTGAGAAACACGAAAAG GCTAATTGCAAAGAACAGCGCATAAGAGAATATGACCAGTACTTAGAAGATCAGAGAGCATTCCAAGAAGCCAAGAAGAAGCGGGAACAACTCGACGACGAGCTTACTGCAAAGTGGCGGAGCTACCAAGATCGCATACGGTGCCGGGAGAGACGTGTGTGGCAGGAG ATTATAAACGAAAAGACAACATCTAATCAACACAAACAGCTTTACGAAATGATACAGAAAgtacatgaaaatgaaaataaaacctaTGAAGACTTTGTCAATAAAGGGATCAAGAAAGCTGAAGAACG TATTTTGGAGGAAGATACAAACCTTGCAAAGAAGGAAAAGTTACTTAGCGAAAGATTGCATAAACAAATGGCTGAAACCAAGCGTTCTGTTGAAGAAGTAGAGAAACtaaaaagaaactgcaacataCTCTATTGCGATAGAACGTGTATCATTCCTAAATCTTCACATAAACTTGTGGATTCTGATTCGAAAGACAAAG ATGTACAAAAGCCTGTCTCGTTCCTCGCTCCGAAGAACAAGTTGGTTGAAGCGCTGAAGAAGCGCGAGCAGCAGCCGAGTGAGTGGACCGCGCTGAAGGGCTCGCACCAGTACTTTGCTGACAAGGCGAACAGCATTTTGAAAGAGTGCAAGCACAAGAAGATGGCTCAAAAAGTCGTTGAC AACTACAGAAAAGTAACTGGCATGGATTCTACCATTTTACCTATTCCAAactattaa
- the LOC126373644 gene encoding golgin subfamily A member 6-like protein 22 isoform X1: MDCRRCLVLHKNQWDRLKKQGGEIEKPPEDVHFQQRIEYVKAMDERSLKWKQNWPDTVEGVIKKLVESKKNQRKKDVAFVKAFRESEDAKIRQDYSAIAEAKEKIFNSTCYGIELISTLLESKVIEEREAQIEFRNVIAKDKKEQEDALQAKIASMSNNLYDFYKKDEDAAAKRKQDTEGHAKINKIMHEELTEKNKKAKQEEQRLELEDTRLMKQLLDFEKHEKANCKEQRIREYDQYLEDQRAFQEAKKKREQLDDELTAKWRSYQDRIRCRERRVWQEIINEKTTSNQHKQLYEMIQKVHENENKTYEDFVNKGIKKAEERILEEDTNLAKKEKLLSERLHKQMAETKRSVEEVEKLKRNCNILYCDRTCIIPKSSHKLVDSDSKDKDVQKPVSFLAPKNKLVEALKKREQQPSEWTALKGSHQYFADKANSILKECKHKKMAQKVVDNYRKVTGMDSTILPIPNY, from the exons ATGGACTGCAGAAGATGTTTAGTTCTTCATAAAAACCAATGGGACCGCTTAAAGAAACAAGGGGGTGAGATTGAGAAACCGCCTGAAGATGTTCACTTCCAGCAGAGGATAGAATACGTGAAGGCGATGGATGAACGATCGCTAAAATGGAAACAAAATTGGCCAGATACTGTTGAG GGTGTCATAAAAAAATTGGTAGAAAGTAAAAAGAACCAGCGCAAAAAAGACGTAGCATTCGTTAAGGCTTTCAGGGAGTCAGAGGATGCCAAGATACGGCAGGATTACTCCGCCATTGCAGAAGCCAAGGAGAAGATATTCAACTCAACCTGCTACGGCATAGAGCTGATAAG TACTCTCCTTGAATCAAAAGTAATTGAAGAGAGAGAGGCCCAGATTGAGTTTAGAAACGTAATAGCAAAAGACAAGAAGGAACAAGAAGATGCATTGCAGGCCAAGATAGCCTCAATGAGTAACAATCTTTACGACTTTTACAAGAAAGATGAAGATGCTGCTGCAAAGAGGAAACAGGATACCGAAGGACACgcgaaaattaataaaattat GCATGAAGAactaacagaaaaaaataaaaaagcaaaacaAGAGGAGCAACGATTAGAACTTGAAGATACAAGGCTGATGAAACAATTATTGGATTTTGAGAAACACGAAAAG GCTAATTGCAAAGAACAGCGCATAAGAGAATATGACCAGTACTTAGAAGATCAGAGAGCATTCCAAGAAGCCAAGAAGAAGCGGGAACAACTCGACGACGAGCTTACTGCAAAGTGGCGGAGCTACCAAGATCGCATACGGTGCCGGGAGAGACGTGTGTGGCAGGAG ATTATAAACGAAAAGACAACATCTAATCAACACAAACAGCTTTACGAAATGATACAGAAAgtacatgaaaatgaaaataaaacctaTGAAGACTTTGTCAATAAAGGGATCAAGAAAGCTGAAGAACG TATTTTGGAGGAAGATACAAACCTTGCAAAGAAGGAAAAGTTACTTAGCGAAAGATTGCATAAACAAATGGCTGAAACCAAGCGTTCTGTTGAAGAAGTAGAGAAACtaaaaagaaactgcaacataCTCTATTGCGATAGAACGTGTATCATTCCTAAATCTTCACATAAACTTGTGGATTCTGATTCGAAAGACAAAG ATGTACAAAAGCCTGTCTCGTTCCTCGCTCCGAAGAACAAGTTGGTTGAAGCGCTGAAGAAGCGCGAGCAGCAGCCGAGTGAGTGGACCGCGCTGAAGGGCTCGCACCAGTACTTTGCTGACAAGGCGAACAGCATTTTGAAAGAGTGCAAGCACAAGAAGATGGCTCAAAAAGTCGTTGAC AACTACAGAAAAGTAACTGGCATGGATTCTACCATTTTACCTATTCCAAactattaa